Part of the Pseudobacteroides sp. genome, CATCCGAAAGAAAACCTTTCATCTCCAACAGATGGTCGCGCGTAGAGCCATAAAGCAACGAATGTGCGCCGCAGGCATTATTGCCCATCATGCCGCCAATGGTACACCTGTTGGAAGTTGATGTCTCAGGGCCAAAGAAAAGCCCATGGGCTTGCATAGCCAGATTAAGCTCATCAAGCACTACTCCCGGTTGTACCCATGCCCATTTTTCCTGCACATTGACCTCTGTGATATTGTTCAAGTGCCTTGAAATGTCAACAACAACACCATTAGCCTCGGCAACCACCTGTCCGGCAAGAGATGTACCAGCACCACGGGGCACAAGGGTCAATTTATTGGCAGTGGCATATTGAATGAGCTTAGAGATATCCTCATTACAAGCCGGGAAAGCCACCATAACCGGGTATTGCCTGTATGCTGAAGCATCGGTGGCATATATTTTTTTAAAAGTACCGTCAAGTTGCAGTTCGCCTTTGAAGTTCAATTTTAAACCATTGAAATTCATAATTTTATACAATTTAGTTTGAAAAATTGTTTAAATATTTTATGTGGCTAATTTAGCCTGTTGAAAAGCATGGAAGAAGGAATGAAAAGAGATTTTATGAGCTATTTATTAACCTGATATTTCATTAGCTAAACGCTTTGCTTATTCAAAAAAGCAAAGCGTTTTTTGAATAAAAACGACCTTTATCTTGTTATCTTTTCCTTCAGATTATGAAAAATATCGGGATTATCTAAATCCTTCCAATTACATTAAATTCTGCTACATTACTGTCCCATTAAAATCTAAAAGAGTTCTTTGAAAAGTTTGAAATTTAGTTAGTTATAGCAGTTTTTCGATTAAACGGATTTCAATTTGCATTTTGCAATCTTAAAGATATTTGCAAATGCATAAGGATAAATACGTTTTCGCTCAATTAGTATCCTTTCTTGAAAGGAACAAGTTTAACTACATCGTTCGCAAGTACAATGGAGACAAATACGTGAAACATTTCACCTGTTGGAATCAACTGCTTTCT contains:
- a CDS encoding FAD-binding oxidoreductase, with the translated sequence MNFKGELQLDGTFKKIYATDASAYRQYPVMVAFPACNEDISKLIQYATANKLTLVPRGAGTSLAGQVVAEANGVVVDISRHLNNITEVNVQEKWAWVQPGVVLDELNLAMQAHGLFFGPETSTSNRCTIGGMMGNNACGAHSLLYGSTRDHLLEMKGFLSD